In Numida meleagris isolate 19003 breed g44 Domestic line chromosome 18, NumMel1.0, whole genome shotgun sequence, one DNA window encodes the following:
- the KIAA0100 gene encoding protein KIAA0100 homolog (The sequence of the model RefSeq protein was modified relative to this genomic sequence to represent the inferred CDS: added 318 bases not found in genome assembly), whose amino-acid sequence FACTPRWLACRLAITWCRQKLQAELKIGSFGFFWAQNISLKFQQEQQTVEIDNIWISSKLSRELPRYFELCFGEVRIRTDLQKGRGLQPCFSETPKEADDGKNKADLALKPSLLRLLSQLFSIHMDSINIMVLHVATSESLWHIQASKARLLLNGDGKSLNCEVSLTKVNSKVLRSSQLDDTCLAELALALSISLEISSKRRLVGVRLSVRTLQAELHEGLFCSPLLRYVTARAPQPNPDPGESLKSPSLLSRDTLQLIPRRVEVKLESTSVVLSMNSQKRHLTWSLKLLQFLYQREEEQIPLRNFTPTSDLDQMSVDLQLEDGLLLSQSRQRIVCLNSLKTSVQVTAIDLSAAVLLNTCIIHYRHQEFSPWLGLLAQEHRHHLAPVPSQGHKRRSYPQIIAPIILCASLSNVNVSVQLGDTPPFALGFNSISADYQHLRPQSVHQRAVLAVDHLCWRVGNDSHIQRAPHPPNMHVWGEALILDSFNLQGSYNQPLGMSSAQSDTLFLDCTIRGLQVESSDTCTECLARVLPLFCPQHSGAELAEQPSSVPSEPWVLLWKVDLKVEDVNLFTLSAVVGALELRLDTLTVLGSAESCTVSVQGMVLALVKSITEKMQPCCKAPAIPNPVANLSMLSITYHSSIRSLEVQCGEGLAVLWSPPDHMHLYHHTLATLQCHETLRSALGHGTPPSLSSESPVPPVATPTETLEPLLLDGASPKRLLSLSLELSSAKVTAFVSEANYISLAAERTSVSWHGGALHGYCPELAAGFDGHSIFSFKEVEVKLLPELEEVILHRCAFPTLHTLRNRGWAFSFASVTIEFPYQYDFSRTLDAAVGVQKWLKGLHRRGRPASTALPPDLLLKVTHFSWVFLDDVFEVKLRDNYELMKDESKESAKRLQLLDAKVAALRKQHGELLPARKIEELYASLEKKNIEIYIQRSRRLYANTPMRRALLTWTLAHLELVAMADESFHGTERVVEQMRDIDSVSPFPPEGLEMVTQWCRMMKGSVGSFFVRIRDYPRYLFEIRNWQLSGRLIGAEQCGQACSRRRQVLKLGLPWGDATVERNMPPLKFYHDFHSEISQYTIVWGPCWDPAWTLIGQCVDLLTKPSEDPSAPLPWWDKSRLLFHGDWHMDIEQANLHQLATEDPYNTTENMHWEWSHLSFHWKPGQFVFKGNLDINVRTASKYDDCCFLHLPDLCMTLDLQWLCHGNPHDHHGVVLRSPEFLPEVPVGQQYDSYRAFRSENLNLSIRMDLTRPSEEHSQPRILLYSSTLRWMQNFWATWTSVTRPICRGKLFNNMKPSKKKLGQHYKQLSYTALFPQLQVHYWASFAQQRGIQVECCQGHIFTRGTQRLIPQAGTVMRRLISEWSITQMVSDLSQVTVHLMASTCDENADHRLDTLVKKTHLLSLSSLTYQRHSNRMAEEELPLRDGDDGFHTHQLHLVDLRASWTTTNRDIAFGLYDGYKKAAVLKRNLSTEALKGLKIDTQLQAKKLKRGPLSAHSVPAKVTAPITSGRPERASSGGAYMLQKLIEETDKFVVFTEEESGASEQLCGIAACQTDDIYNRNCLIELVNCQMVLRGAETEGCVIVSAAKAQLLQCQHHPAWYGDTLKQKTSWTCLLDGMQYFATTESSPTEREHGQLWLEVKNIEEHRQRSLDSVQELMESGQAVGGMVSTTTDWNQPSEAQQTQQVQRIISRCSCRMYYISYSHDIDPELATQIKPPETPANQEKEDLLKKQEGAVDTFTLIHHDLEISTNPAQYAMILDIVNNLLLHVEPKRKEHSEKKQRVRFQLEISSNPEEQRSSILHLQEAVRQHVAQIRQLEKQMYSNVKSLQDDSKNESLLDLNHKLQQQLSQEKADLQLESEELNILIRCFKDFQLQRANKMELRKQPEDVSVARRTEFYFAQARWRLTEEDGQLGIAELELQRFLYSKVNKSDDTAEHLLELGWVTMNNLLPNAVYKVVLRPQSSCQSGRQLALRIFSKVRPPVGGISIKEHFEVNVVPLTIQLTHQFFHRMMGFFFPGRNVEEEEVGDEEDKSKLVTTGIPVVKPRQLIGADDSLGPGKGVTQGLNRTSGVRRSFRKAPEHPVDDIDKMKERAAMNNSFIYIKIPQVPLCVSYKGEKNSVDWGDLNLVLPCLEYHNNTWTWLDFAMAVKRDSRKALVAQVIKEKLRLKPAAGAEARGKLENKSDGTIQQQEEDEKARLLIGLSVGEKNPSKKSIFGRRK is encoded by the exons TTTGCATGTACCCCCAGGTGGCTGGCATGCCGCCTGGCCATCACCTGGTGCCGGCAGAAGCTGCAGGCGGAGCTGAAGATTGGCTCCTTCGGCTTCTTCTGGGCACAGAACATCAGCCTCAAgttccagcaggagcagcagacGGTG GAAATTGATAACATCTGGATCTCCAGTAAACTGAGCCGGGAGCTGCC ACGCTACTTTGAGCTGTGTTTTGGTGAGGTGCGAATCCGCACCGATCTGCAGAAGGGCCGTGGGCTTCAGCCATGCTTCTCTGAAACTCCCAAAGAAGCTGATGATGGCAAGAACAAAGCAGACCTGGCCCTTAAACCATCCCTGCTCCGGCTCCTTAGCCAG CTTTTTTCCATCCACATGGACTCCATCAACATCATGGTTCTGCATGTGGCCACCTCGGAATCTCTCTGGCACATCCAGGCCAGCAAGGCGCGTCTTCTCCTCAATGGTGATGGGAAGAG cCTGAACTGCGAGGTGAGCCTGACAAAGGTGAACAGCAAAGTGCTCCGGAGCAGCCAGCTG GATGACACATGCCTGGCAGAGCTGGCCCTCGCACTCTCCATCTCACTGGAGATCAGCAGCAAGCGGCGACTGGTGGGCGTCAGGCTCAGTGTCCGGaccctgcaggcagagctgcacgAGGGGCttttctgcagccctctgctgcgCTATGTGACAGCCAGAGCCCCTCAACCCAACCCAG ACCCAGGGGAGTCCCTGaaatccccatccctgctgagCAGGGACACACTGCAGCTCATCCCCAGGAGGGTGGAGGTGAAGCTGGAGAGCACCAGCGTGGTGCTGTCTATGAACAGCCAGAAGAG GCACCTCACCTGGAGCCTGAAGCTGCTGCAGTTTCTATATCAGCGTGAAGAGGAGCAGATCCCACTGCGCAACTTCACGCCCACCTCAGACCTGGACCAAATGAGTGTAGACCTCCAGCTGGAGG atGGCCTTCTCCTGTCCCAGAGCCGTCAGCGTATCGTGTGCCTCAATTCCTTGAAGACCAGTGTGCAG GTCACAGCCATTGACctctcagctgctgtgctgctcaaCACCTGCATCATCCACTACCGCCACCAAGAGTTTTCCCCCTGGCTGGGCCTGTTGGCACAGGAACACAGGCACCACCTGGCTCCTGTCCCCAGCCAAGGGCACAAGAGAAG GAGCTATCCCCAAATCATAGCGCCCATCATACTGTGTGCCTCGCTGTCCAACGTCAATGTGTCGGTGCAACTGGGGGATACGCCACCATTTGCCTTGGGCTTCAACTCCATCTCTGCAG ACTACCAGCACCTGCGTCCCCAGAGTGTGCACCAGcgagctgtgctggctgtggaCCACCTCTGCTGGCGCGTGGGCAATGACTCGCACATCCAgcgtgccccccacccccccaacaTGCACGTGTGGGGAGAAGCCCTCATCCTTGACTCCTTCAACCTGCAG GGCAGCTACAACCAGCCCCTGGGCATGTCCAGTGCCCAGTCAGACACGCTTTTCTTGGACTGCACTATCCGGGGGCTACAAGTGGAGTCATCAGACACCTGCACCGAGTGCCTGGCCAGGGTCCTGCCCCTATTCTGCCCGCAGCACAGCGGAGCTGAGCTTGCTGAGCAGCCATCCTCTGTGCCAAGCGAGCCCTGGGTACTGCTCTGGAAGGTGGATCTGAAGGTGGAGGATGTAAATCTTTTCACACTCTCAGCCGTAGTGG GTGCCCTGGAGCTGCGGCTGGACACGTTGACTGTCCTGGGGagtgctgagagctgcacaGTCAGTGTCCAGGGCATGGTGCTGGCCTTGGTGAAGAGCATTACGGAGAAGATGCAGCCGTGCTGCAAAGCTCCCGCCATCCCCAACCCCGTAGCCAACCTCTCCATGCTCTCCATCACCTACCACAGCAGCATCCGCTCCCTGGAG gTGCAGTGCGGTGaggggctggcagtgctgtggaGCCCGCCTGACCACATGCACCTGTACCATCACACCCTGGCCACCCTACAGTGCCACGAAACCTTGCGGAGTGCCCTTGGCCACGGGACACCTCCCTCCCTGTCCTCAGAGAGCCCAGTGCCTCCCGTGGCCACCCCTACTGAGACATTAGAGCCCCTCCTGCTAGACGGGGCTTCCCCCAAAAGACTCCTGTCCCTGTCgctggagctgagctctgccaagGTCACCGCCTTTGTTTCTGAGGCCAACTACATCAGCCTGGCTGCCGAACGGACCTCTGTGAGCTGGCACGGTGGTGCCCTGCATGGCTACTGCCCTGAGCTGGCAGCCGGCTTTGACGGACACAGCATCTTCAGCTTCAAGGAGGTGGAGGTgaagctgctgccagagctggagGAGGTCATCTTGCACCGTTGCGCCTTCCCCACCCTGCACACGCTCCGCAACCGCGGCTGGGCCTTCTCCTTTGCCAGTGTGACCATTGAGTTCCCTTACCAGTACGACTTCTCCCGCACGCTGGATGCGGCCGTGGGTGTGCAGAAGTGGCTGAAGGGTCTGCACCGGCGAGGGCGCCCTGCCAGCACGGCTCTGCCTCCCGACCTCCTGCTCAAAGTGACGCACTTCTCCTGGGTCTTCCTGGACGACGTCTTTGAGGTCAAGTTACGGGACAATTACGAGCTGATGAAGGACGAGAGCAAGGAGAGCGCCAAGCGTTTGCAGCTGCTGGATGCCAAAGTGGCTGCACTGCGCAAGCAGCacggggagctgctgcctgcccgcAAGATCGAGGAGCTCTATGCCTCGCTGGAGAAGAAGAACATTGAGATCTACATCCAGCGCTCACGGCGTCTCTATGCCAACACACCCATGCGGAGGGCTCTCCTCACCTGGACCTTGGCCCACCTGGAGCTGGTGGCCATGGCTGATGAGTCCTTCCATGGCACGGAGCGCGTCGTGGAGCAGATGAGGGACATTGATAGTGTCAGCCCGTTTCCCCCCGAGGGGCTGGAGATGGTCACCCAGTGGTGCCGCATGATGAAGGGCAGCGTTGGCAGCTTCTTTG TGCGGATCCGTGACTACCCGCGCTACCTCTTTGAGATCAGGAACTGGCAGCTCTCAGGCCGGCTGATCGGAGCCGAGCAGTGTGGCCAGGCCTGCTCCCGGCGCCGCCAGGTCCTcaagctggggctgccctgggggGACGCGACGGTGGAGAGGAACATGCCCCCCCTGAAGTTCTACCACGACTTCCACT ctgAGATCTCCCAGTACACCATTGTGTGGGGGCCCTGCTGGGACCCGGCCTGGACCCTGATTGGCCAGTGCGTGGATCTGCTCACCAAACCCTCGGAGGACCCCAGTGCCCCGTTGCCTTGGTGGGACAAGAGTCGCCTTCTTTTCCACGGGGACTGGCACATGGACATCGAACAGGCCAACCTGCACCAGCTGGCCACTGAG GACCCCTACAACACCACGGAGAACATGCACTGGGAGTGGAGCCACCTCTCCTTCCACTGGAAGCCTGGGCAGTTCGTCTTCAAGGGCAACCTAGACATCAACGTCCGGACAGCCTCCAA GTATGACGactgctgcttcctgcaccTGCCCGACCTGTGCATGACGCTGGACCTGCAGTGGCTGTGCCATGGGAACCCCCACGACCACCACGGCGTGGTGCTGCGCTCTCCTGAGTTCCTGCCTGAGGTGCCGGTGGGGCAGCAGTACGACTCCTACCGTGCCTTCCGCTCCGAGAACCTCAACCTCTCCATCCGGATGGACCTGACACGGCCCAGTGAGG AGCACTCCCAGCCCCGGATCCTGCTGTACAGCAGCACGCTCCGCTGGATGCAGAACTTCTGGGCCACGTGGACCAGCGTGACGCGCCCTATCTGCCGTGGGAAGCTCTTCAACAACATGAAGCCCAGTAAGAAGAAGTTGGGGCAGCATTACAAGCAGCTGTCTTACACTGCGCTCttcccccagctgcag GTGCATTACTGGGCCTCCTTTGCCCAGCAGAGGGGGATCCAGGTGGAGTGCTGCCAGGGGCACATCTTCACTCGTGGCACGCAGCGGCTGATCCCGCAAG CCGGCACGGTGATGCGACGCCTCATTTCTGAGTGGAGCATCACACAGATGGTGAGTGATCTGAGCCAGGTCACCGTGCACCTTATGGCCTCCACCTGTGACGAGAACGCTGACCACCGACTGGATACCCTGGTGAAGAAAACTCACCTGCTGAGCCTGTCTTCCCTGACCTATCAGCGACACAGCAACCGCATGGCTGAGGAG GAGCTGCCCTTGAGGGATGGGGATGATGGCTTCCACACACACCAGCTGCATCTAGTGGACCTGCGGGCGTCCTGGACCACCACAAACAGGGACATCGCCTTTGGCCTGTATGATGGCTAcaagaaagcagctgtgctcaAGCGCAATCTGTCCACCGAGGCTCTGAAGGGACTGAAGATCGACACGCAGCTGCAAGCCAAGAAGCTGAAGCGAGGCCCACTCTCTGCTCACTCTGTCCCTGCCAAAGTGACCGCTCCCATCACCAGCGGCCGTCCTGAGAGAGCTTCCTCTGGGG gAGCCTACATGTTGCAGAAGCTTATTGAGGAGACAGATAAGTTTGTGGTCTTCACAGAGGAGGAATCAGGAGCTAGCGAGCAGCTGTGTGGCATTGCTGCCTGCCAGACTGATGACATCTACAACCGCAACTGCCTCATTGAGCTGGTCAACTGCCAG ATGGTGCTGCGTGGTGCGGAGACAGAGGGCTGCGTGATTGTGTCCGCTGCAAAGGCCCaactgctgcagtgccagcaccacCCTGCCTGGTATGGGGACACACTGAAGCAGAAGACATCTTGGACATGCTTGCTGGATGGCATGCAGTACTTTGCCACAACAGAAAGCAGCCCCACGGAGAGGGAGCACGGACAGCTCTGGCTGGAG GTGAAGAATATCGAGGAACATCGGCAGCGGAGCCTGGACTCGGTGCAGGAGCTGATGGAGAGCGGGCAGGCGGTGGGGGGCATGGTGAGCACCACCACAG ACTGGAACCAGCCCTCAGAAGCCCAGCAGACCCAGCAGGTGCAGAGGATCATCTCTCGCTGCAGCTGCCGCATGTACTATATAAGCTACAGCCATGACATTGACCCCGAGCTGGCCACACAGATAAAGCCCCCCGAGACTCCCGCTAACCAGGAGAAGGAGGATCTGCTGAAGAAGCAGGAGG GAGCTGTGGACACATTCACGCTCATCCACCACGACCTGGAGATCTCCACAAACCCTGCACAGTATGCCATGATCCTAGACATAGTTAACAACCTGCTGCTGCACGTGGAGCCCAAACGCAAG GAGCACAGTGAGAAGAAGCAGCGGGTGCGCTTCCAGTTGGAAATCTCCAGCAACCCCGAGGAGCAGCGCAGCAGTATCCTACACCTGCAAGAAGCTGTGAGGCAGCACGTCGCCCAGATCCGGCAGCTGGAGAAGCAGATGTACTCCAATGTGAAG TCCCTGCAGGACGACAGCAAAAACGAGAGCCTGCTCGACCTCAACCACaagctacagcagcagctgagccaggAGAAAGCTGACctgcagctggagagcgaggAACTGAACATCCTGATCAG GTGCTTCAAGGACTTCCAGCTGCAGCGAGCCAACAAGATGGAGCTGCGAAAGCAGCCGGAGGACGTGAGCGTGGCACGGCGGACTGAGTTCTACTTTGCCCAGGCACGCTGGCGCCTGACGGAGGAGGATGGGCAGCTAGGCATAGCCGAGCTGGAGCTCCAGCGCTTCCTCTACAGCAAG GTCAACAAGTCTGATGACACTGCTGAGcatctgctggagctgggctgggtcACGATGAACAACCTCCTGCCCAACGCCGTGTACAAG GTGGTGCTGCGTCCCCAGAGCTCCTGCCAGTCCGGCCGGCAGCTGGCACTGAGGATCTTCAGCAAAGTGCGGCCGCCCGTGGGAGGCATCTCCATCAAGGAGCACTTtgag GTGAACGTGGTCCCGCTCACCATCCAGCTCACCCACCAGTTCTTCCATAGGATGATGGGTTTCTTCTTCCCCGGACGCAatgtggaggaggaagaggtgggGGATGAGGAAGACAAGTCCAAGCTGGTGACGACAG GGATACCCGTGGTGAAGCCACGGCAGCTGATCGGGGCTGATGACTCGCTGGGCCCAGGGAAGGGGGTTACTCAGGGACTGAATCGCACCTCAGGGGTCAGGAGATCGTTCCGAAAAGCACCCGAG CATCCCGTGGATGACATCGACAAGATGAAGGAGCGCGCGGCCATGAACAACTCCTTCATCTACATCAAGATCCCGCAGGTGCCGCTCTGTGTCAGCTACAAG
- the SDF2 gene encoding stromal cell-derived factor 2, whose protein sequence is MRRGPVPVVAFVLALGAAARGGGSGPVTCGSVVKLLNVRHNVRLHSHDVRYGSGSGQQSVTGVSAADDGNSYWRVRGRTAAVCERGRPVRCGQAIRLTHLGTGRNLHSHHFVSPLSGNQEVSAFGEDGEGDYLDDWTVLCSGTYWARDGEVRFQHASTDVFLSVTGEQYGRPINGQKEVHGMAASSQNNYWKVMEGIFMQPGEVFKAEQHHTEL, encoded by the exons ATGCGGCGGGGTCCGGTGCCGGTGGTGGCGTTCGTGCTGGCGCTGGGCGCGGCGGCGCGAGGCGGTGGTTCCGGGCCCGTGACGTGCGGTTCGGTGGTGAAGTTGCTCAACGTGCGGCACAACGTGCGGCTGCACTCCCACGATGTGCGCTACGGCTCCG GCAGCGGGCAGCAGTCGGTGACGGGGGTGTCGGCGGCGGATGATGGGAACAGCTACTGGAGGGTGCGAGGCCGTACGGCCGCTGTGTGCGAGCGGGGCCGGCCGGTGCGCTGCGGGCAGGCCATCCGCCTCACGCACCTGGGCACCGGCCGCAACCTGCACAGCCACCACTTCGTTTCCCCGCTCTCCGGCAACCAG gagGTGAGCGCCTTTGGGGAGGACGGTGAGGGCGACTACCTGGACGATTGGACAGTGCTGTGCAGCGGGACCTACTGGGCACGGGACGGTGAGGTGCGCTTCCAGCACGCCTCCACCGATGTCTTCCTCTCAGTGACGGGCGAGCAGTATGGGCGGCCCATCAACGGGCAGAAGGAGGTGCACGGCATGGCCGCCTCCAGCCAGAATAACTACTGGAAGGTGATGGAGGGCATCTTCATGCAGCCCGGAGAGGTCTTCAAAGCGGAGCAGCACCACACCGAGTTGTGA